A single Marinobacter sp. es.042 DNA region contains:
- a CDS encoding aspartate carbamoyltransferase catalytic subunit: protein MTANDSSPHHLQLTRDGQLRHFLTLDGLDRALLTDILDTADSFIEVGERTIKKVPLLRGRTVVNLFFESSTRTRSTFELAAKRLSADVLNLDISTSATSKGESLSDTLLNLEAMASDMFVVRHSQSGAPHFIAESVTPGVAIINAGDGRHAHPTQAMLDMLTIRQHKGRFEGLKVAIVGDVLHSRVARSQIRALNELGAEEVRVIAPGTLLPKDVESLGCTVEYDMTRGMKDLDVVIMLRLQKERMEGALLPSEREFYRLYGLNQQKLALAHPECIVMHPGPINRGVEIESAVADGPQSVILNQVTNGIAIRMAVMSMAMGGQVSERQQKLSERGQA from the coding sequence ATGACCGCGAACGACTCTTCCCCGCACCACTTGCAGCTGACCCGGGATGGTCAGTTGCGGCATTTCCTCACTCTCGACGGTCTGGATCGGGCGCTGCTGACCGACATCCTGGACACTGCGGACTCCTTTATCGAGGTCGGTGAGCGAACCATCAAGAAAGTGCCACTGCTTCGCGGGCGAACCGTGGTAAACCTGTTTTTCGAGTCCAGCACCCGAACCCGCAGTACCTTTGAGCTGGCGGCCAAGCGCCTCTCTGCGGATGTGCTCAACCTGGATATCAGCACCTCGGCCACCTCCAAGGGCGAATCCCTGTCTGACACGCTGCTGAACCTGGAAGCCATGGCCAGCGACATGTTTGTGGTCCGGCACTCCCAGAGTGGTGCGCCGCATTTTATCGCCGAGAGCGTGACGCCTGGCGTCGCCATCATCAACGCCGGTGATGGTCGCCACGCTCACCCGACGCAGGCCATGCTGGATATGCTGACGATTCGCCAGCACAAGGGGCGTTTCGAGGGCCTCAAAGTCGCTATCGTTGGCGACGTGCTGCACTCCCGAGTGGCCCGCTCCCAGATCCGGGCTCTCAACGAGCTGGGTGCCGAGGAAGTTCGCGTCATTGCCCCGGGAACCCTGCTTCCCAAAGACGTGGAAAGCCTCGGCTGCACGGTGGAATACGACATGACCCGCGGGATGAAGGATCTGGATGTGGTCATTATGCTGCGACTGCAGAAAGAGCGGATGGAAGGCGCATTGCTGCCCAGCGAGCGCGAGTTCTACCGGCTCTACGGCCTGAACCAGCAAAAACTGGCGTTGGCCCATCCGGAATGCATCGTTATGCACCCGGGGCCGATCAATCGGGGCGTTGAAATCGAATCGGCGGTTGCCGACGGACCACAGTCGGTCATTCTGAACCAGGTGACCAACGGCATCGCCATCCGGATGGCGGTCATGTCCATGGCCATGGGTGGCCAGGTTTCAGAACGGCAGCAGAAATTGAGTGAGAGGGGCCAGGCATGA
- a CDS encoding dihydroorotase, whose protein sequence is MSSVNTSGTSLKITGGRLFDGQGPEQQNTALLIRDGRIAAMGEAAARAQADETISAENAVITPGFVDLCCNLREPGNGQKGNIASETLAAAHGGFTTVCASPETSPVNDSSAVTHLIRDGAASRSPIRVLPIGAITRGLEGDLLSDMAGLASAGCVAVGNGSRGVRNARILRRCMAYAQTFGLTVMFSPENQALAADGYAHDGLVTSRLGLLGIPEVAETAAVMEMLLLAEETGVRLHLSQLSCGRSVEMLAEARRRGIAVTADVAMHQLVFTEEALAGFDSRFHVRPPLRGEGDRKALIAGVRDGVIDAIVSQHQPHDTAAKQAPMAATEPGLSSIESVLSLGLELVEMNELALPDLIRALTNGPASALGRTARLAEGEIADVCVFDPDAFWTPNSKTLVSAGRHAPVTDRELPGVVRLTLSEGRKAWPKPAI, encoded by the coding sequence ATGAGCAGTGTCAACACATCCGGAACCAGCCTGAAGATTACCGGAGGCCGACTGTTCGATGGTCAGGGCCCGGAGCAGCAGAATACCGCGCTGCTGATCCGGGATGGCCGTATTGCCGCGATGGGCGAAGCTGCCGCCCGGGCACAGGCCGACGAGACAATCAGCGCCGAGAACGCTGTCATAACGCCGGGGTTTGTCGATCTTTGCTGTAACCTCCGTGAGCCGGGCAATGGCCAGAAAGGCAATATTGCCTCGGAAACTCTCGCAGCGGCTCATGGCGGTTTCACGACGGTCTGCGCTTCGCCGGAAACCTCGCCAGTGAATGATTCCAGTGCCGTCACCCATCTGATCCGGGACGGCGCCGCCAGCCGGTCGCCGATCCGGGTGTTGCCCATTGGTGCCATCACCCGGGGTCTGGAGGGTGATTTGCTCAGCGACATGGCGGGCCTGGCCTCAGCGGGTTGTGTCGCTGTGGGTAATGGCTCCCGGGGCGTGCGCAACGCCCGTATCTTGCGCCGCTGCATGGCCTACGCCCAGACCTTTGGTTTGACGGTGATGTTCAGTCCCGAGAACCAGGCCCTGGCAGCCGACGGCTACGCCCACGACGGCCTGGTAACATCTCGCTTGGGCCTGCTCGGTATTCCGGAAGTGGCGGAAACCGCCGCGGTGATGGAAATGCTGTTGCTGGCGGAGGAGACCGGGGTACGGTTGCATCTGAGCCAGCTCTCCTGTGGTCGCAGTGTTGAAATGCTGGCTGAAGCCCGCCGCCGCGGCATTGCGGTAACCGCCGATGTGGCTATGCACCAGCTTGTGTTCACCGAGGAGGCCCTGGCCGGTTTCGACAGCCGCTTCCATGTTCGGCCTCCTCTGCGCGGCGAGGGCGATCGGAAGGCGTTGATAGCCGGTGTTCGGGACGGTGTGATTGATGCCATTGTCAGTCAGCATCAACCTCACGATACCGCCGCCAAGCAGGCGCCCATGGCAGCCACCGAGCCGGGACTGTCGAGCATTGAGAGTGTGCTGTCGCTGGGGCTGGAACTGGTGGAGATGAATGAGCTGGCACTGCCTGATCTGATTCGCGCGCTGACCAACGGTCCGGCTTCCGCGCTGGGCAGAACAGCCCGCCTTGCCGAGGGCGAAATCGCTGATGTCTGTGTGTTTGATCCTGATGCCTTCTGGACACCGAACTCGAAAACACTGGTTTCAGCCGGTCGCCATGCGCCGGTGACCGATCGCGAACTGCCGGGTGTCGTCCGGCTTACTCTCAGTGAGGGTCGAAAGGCCTGGCCAAAGCCGGCAATCTGA
- a CDS encoding putative solute-binding protein yields MGQAQAQNEPLERSFCVFDPVGANGPLFAITKTFQPVALKNGIKLDLRAYTDEKVAAEDFKAGQCDAVLLTGTRAREFNKFTGSLEAMGAVPGEEEMRLLYNTLSQPKARPFLIDGPYEVAGVFPGGAIYLHTRDRNIDSVEKLQGKRIATLDYDQASVRMVRHVGASVVGSNSANFAGKFNNGSVDLAYAPAVAYTPLELYKGVQPNGAVVKYALGYMNFQVIIHRDRFPDSAGQMVRDQAIKRIDEAYEIIAQAEAEIPEDVWMQLPQEDTAEYDKMLRKVRLSLLEDGVYDERAIKLMKAIRCRVDATRSECASVAGT; encoded by the coding sequence ATGGGGCAGGCACAGGCGCAGAACGAGCCTCTGGAACGCAGCTTTTGCGTTTTTGACCCGGTTGGTGCCAATGGTCCCCTGTTTGCCATCACCAAAACCTTCCAGCCGGTTGCGCTGAAAAACGGCATCAAGCTTGACCTTCGCGCCTACACCGATGAGAAGGTGGCCGCCGAGGATTTCAAGGCGGGCCAGTGCGACGCCGTGCTGCTCACCGGCACCCGGGCCCGGGAATTCAACAAGTTCACGGGCAGCCTTGAAGCCATGGGCGCAGTGCCCGGCGAAGAGGAAATGCGGCTGTTGTACAACACCCTCAGCCAGCCAAAAGCCCGGCCTTTCCTGATTGATGGTCCCTACGAGGTTGCCGGTGTATTCCCCGGGGGCGCCATTTACCTACACACCCGGGACCGCAACATCGATTCTGTTGAGAAACTGCAGGGCAAACGGATTGCAACCCTCGATTACGATCAGGCGTCCGTGCGGATGGTTCGCCATGTGGGGGCATCTGTGGTGGGGTCCAATTCCGCCAACTTTGCCGGCAAGTTCAACAACGGTAGCGTGGACCTGGCCTATGCTCCGGCCGTCGCCTACACACCACTGGAACTTTACAAGGGCGTTCAGCCCAACGGTGCGGTGGTCAAATATGCCCTCGGGTATATGAATTTCCAGGTAATCATTCACCGTGACCGGTTCCCGGATTCCGCCGGCCAGATGGTGCGTGACCAGGCCATCAAACGCATAGACGAGGCCTACGAGATTATTGCCCAGGCAGAGGCTGAAATTCCGGAAGACGTCTGGATGCAGCTGCCCCAGGAAGACACCGCTGAATACGACAAGATGCTGCGCAAGGTGCGTCTCTCGTTGCTGGAGGACGGTGTATACGATGAGCGGGCTATCAAGTTGATGAAAGCGATTCGCTGCCGGGTAGATGCCACTCGCTCCGAGTGTGCTTCCGTCGCCGGAACCTGA
- a CDS encoding HU family DNA-binding protein, with the protein MRKPELAAAIADRTGLTREKASEVITAFTDQVSAAASRGEDVTLIGFGTFNIRSREARDGRNPQTGETIRIPASKTVGFKAGKALKDEIR; encoded by the coding sequence ATGCGCAAACCTGAACTCGCCGCGGCCATTGCCGACCGCACCGGGCTGACCCGGGAAAAGGCCAGCGAAGTGATTACCGCATTTACCGACCAGGTATCGGCCGCCGCCTCCCGTGGCGAGGATGTCACCCTGATCGGCTTTGGCACTTTCAACATCCGCAGCCGCGAAGCGCGTGATGGACGAAACCCGCAAACCGGCGAGACCATTCGCATCCCTGCCAGCAAAACCGTAGGCTTCAAAGCCGGCAAGGCTCTCAAAGACGAAATCCGCTAG
- a CDS encoding TRAP transporter large permease subunit: MSKGGFHRSGLEWFSSLPACLLLLAVVIFSTSSDIHNQMLRGGEQLWSGYYKLRMDPVQPTCDPNRDIDAAVAEEMAADAETDDPMAALLGAEEKDPADVRLAIERAVADCREAHQNFENLSDQLTPGVKAYRDIELFIADLIAFGLESQRFILVILVMLCAVTATLTRHHIAMRAMETRLDYTVSHTLQTIANAMLLGSSAIFRQSSLGSDTAVSSEELLLHNFWIIGFACLTLASLYRLFRVPDDLEEGGSLNKAFLAVPLYTVMCLISGTYFALIGHASGIGIYLGKMMELSDMFLNVGLYVWVGMMLKQTRLATLVFNVFRPWRMPPEMLAVVAVLVAAVPTAYTGASGIFVIAAGAVIYSELRAAGARRHLALAATAMSGSLGVVLRPCLLVVVIAYLNREVTTDELFGWGIWVFVLTATMFAIVALSVNRQSEFNLAPSAEAFPAMTQALKPLIPYVLVIAAVVLFYRLALDVSMDEFSAPRLLPVIMLAILVYEHVSLKNRSGKASGEINHQGLERSLRGATNDTTAEIGALLLLLGLSVSIGGVIERAHLMEAFPQSFDSAWSAMLLMVVILVILGMIMDAFGAVILVTATVATIAYSSGIHPIHFWMVTLVAFELGYLSPPVALNHLLTRQVVGEAEVLAAQQEGGTFYQRHERIIMPLIAMGISLVLVAFVPLIFYA, from the coding sequence ATGTCGAAGGGCGGTTTTCATCGTAGCGGGCTGGAGTGGTTTTCATCGCTGCCCGCCTGTCTGTTATTGCTGGCGGTGGTCATTTTCTCCACGAGCAGCGACATCCACAATCAGATGCTTCGGGGCGGTGAACAGCTCTGGAGTGGCTATTACAAGTTGCGGATGGATCCGGTTCAGCCCACCTGTGACCCGAACCGGGATATCGACGCGGCGGTTGCTGAAGAAATGGCGGCGGATGCCGAGACGGATGACCCGATGGCCGCGTTGCTGGGGGCCGAGGAAAAAGACCCGGCTGACGTCCGGCTTGCCATCGAACGAGCGGTTGCTGACTGCCGCGAGGCCCACCAGAATTTCGAGAATCTCAGTGACCAACTGACACCAGGGGTGAAAGCCTACCGGGACATCGAGCTGTTTATTGCTGACCTGATCGCCTTTGGCCTGGAGTCACAGCGTTTCATTCTCGTGATCCTTGTCATGCTGTGTGCGGTTACCGCGACCCTCACTCGTCATCATATCGCCATGCGTGCGATGGAAACGCGGCTGGATTACACCGTCTCCCATACTCTTCAAACCATTGCCAATGCCATGCTGCTGGGCTCGAGCGCAATCTTTCGCCAGTCCAGCCTGGGTTCAGACACGGCGGTCTCGTCCGAAGAGTTGTTGCTGCACAATTTCTGGATTATCGGCTTCGCCTGCCTCACGCTGGCCAGCCTCTACCGGCTGTTCCGGGTGCCTGATGATCTTGAGGAGGGCGGCAGCCTGAACAAGGCCTTCCTGGCCGTTCCGCTCTATACCGTGATGTGTCTGATCTCCGGCACCTATTTTGCCCTGATCGGACACGCGTCGGGGATTGGTATCTATCTCGGCAAGATGATGGAGCTGTCCGACATGTTCCTGAACGTCGGTCTGTATGTGTGGGTGGGCATGATGCTCAAGCAGACCCGCCTGGCCACCCTGGTGTTCAATGTCTTCCGGCCCTGGCGCATGCCGCCGGAAATGCTGGCGGTTGTAGCGGTTCTGGTGGCTGCCGTGCCCACGGCCTACACCGGTGCCTCGGGCATCTTCGTCATCGCGGCCGGTGCCGTCATCTACAGTGAGCTGCGTGCCGCCGGTGCCCGGCGGCATCTGGCCCTGGCGGCGACCGCCATGTCCGGTTCCCTGGGTGTGGTTTTGCGTCCCTGTCTGCTCGTGGTTGTGATTGCTTACCTGAACCGGGAAGTTACCACTGATGAGCTGTTTGGCTGGGGCATCTGGGTGTTCGTGCTGACCGCCACCATGTTCGCGATTGTGGCCCTCAGTGTGAACCGACAGAGTGAATTCAACCTGGCGCCCTCTGCTGAAGCCTTCCCGGCCATGACGCAGGCGCTCAAACCCCTGATTCCCTACGTTCTGGTCATCGCTGCCGTGGTCCTGTTCTACCGTCTGGCGCTGGACGTGAGCATGGATGAATTCTCGGCGCCAAGGCTGCTGCCGGTGATCATGCTGGCAATCCTTGTGTACGAGCATGTCAGCCTGAAAAACCGGTCAGGAAAAGCCTCGGGAGAGATCAACCATCAGGGCCTGGAGCGAAGTCTCCGCGGCGCCACAAACGATACGACGGCGGAAATTGGCGCGCTGCTGCTGTTGCTGGGGCTGTCGGTCAGCATCGGTGGTGTGATCGAGCGGGCCCACCTGATGGAGGCTTTCCCGCAGTCGTTCGACAGTGCCTGGTCGGCCATGCTGCTGATGGTGGTGATCCTGGTGATCCTGGGCATGATCATGGACGCATTCGGTGCCGTGATCCTGGTGACCGCCACGGTTGCCACGATTGCCTATTCCAGCGGGATTCATCCTATCCATTTCTGGATGGTGACCCTGGTGGCATTTGAACTTGGCTACCTGAGCCCGCCGGTAGCACTGAACCATCTGCTGACCCGGCAGGTGGTTGGTGAGGCGGAAGTGCTGGCAGCCCAGCAGGAGGGAGGTACTTTTTACCAGCGCCATGAACGCATCATCATGCCGTTGATCGCCATGGGCATTTCGCTGGTGCTGGTGGCCTTTGTGCCGCTTATATTCTACGCCTGA